From the genome of Desulfovibrio sp. JY:
TGTGCGCCATGGGCCTTTGCGCCCACGACTACCGCACCGGCCATGCCCTCGGCAGCCTGGCCGCCCGGCTGGCCGAGCACTACGCCGTCCCGGCCCTGCAAAACTACACCTACCACGTCTTTTCCCTGGCCGTGAACCATTGGCTCAATCCCCTGGGCACAAGCCACGGCTACTGGCTTGCGGCCTCACGGCTGGCCCTGGCCTCGGGCTCGCCGTACTCGGGCTACGTCTACCTGCAACTGGCCCACGTCCAGCTGGCCGCCGGCGTGCCCCTCGGCGAGGTCGAGGTGCAAGCCGCGCGCAGCCTGGAATTTCTGCGCGCCTCGGGCATGGACGGCATCGTCACCCTGCTGCGGCTTATCGTCGGGCAGCCGCTTAAGCACCTGCGGGGCAGGACGCGCTCCATCGCCAGCCTGGATGACGAGGATTTCGACGGCGCGGCCCTGGCCGAGCAGTTCGAGACCCTGCCGTTTTTCCTGGGCTCCCTGCGCTACTCCCAACTGCGGGTGGCCTGCCTGGCCGATCCCGGGGAGGACCTGCCTTGCCCCGAAACCCTGCGCCGGTGGATCGACGTGGTGGACGCGACCCAGCAGGGCCAGATCATGCTGGCGGACAGCTGGTTTTTCTACACGCTGCTGCTGTTGGAGCACGCACGCCGGGCCGGAGGGAAAACGGAAGGGGAGCTGGCCGCGCGCATCGCCCTCGGTTGCGACAAGCTGCGCCTCTGGGCCGAGCTTTGCCCGGCCAACTTCCGCCACAAGCATCTGCTGGCGGTGGCGGAGCGGATGGCCGGCCCGGCCGGCCCGGCCGGAGAGACCCCGGAACTGGCGCGGATCCTCGACACCTACGACCAGGCCATCGACGCGGCCCTGCAATCGGCCTTCATCCAGGACGCCGCCCTGGCTGCGGAAAAGGCCGGCCGGTTTTGGCTCAGGCGCGGCAAACCCCATCTGGCCAAGGCCTATTTCGAACAGGCCCTGGCCTTTTACGGCCGCTGGGGCGCCACGGGCATGGTGCGGTACCTGCGCCAGCCCAACGATTCTCCGTTGGCCGACGTCGCGGTCCGCGACAGCGTGCCGCTTCTCGCCACGGCCGGACTCGGCCTGGAAACGTCCAGCGGCACCTTTTCGGAAACCTTTTCCGAAGGCCTGGACCTGCTTGCGGTCATCAAGGCCACTCAGGCCATCTCCAGGCACATGGTCATGAACGACCTGGGCCGCGAACTCACGGCCATCGCCACGGAAAACGCCGGCGCGACCAAGGGCGTGCTCCTCCGCAACCAGGAAGGGCGGTTCGTCGTCACCAACGTGGTCATGGCCGACGCGCCGGACCGGACGCCGGATGCGGCGGCGGATGGGGAGATCCCCGTGGAGCTTTCGCCGGACATCTCCCAGGCGGTGGTCAATTTCGTGGCGCGCACCCGCAACTGGGTCATCCTCAACGATCTCGGCGATGCGACCGCTCCCGGCAAGAGCGCTTCGGCCGGGAGCGGCGAACAGGCCGCGCTTTTCTACCAATGCCCCTACATCGCGGCGAAAAAGCCCGCTTCGCTGTGCTGCCTGCCCATCATCTTGCAAAACGAGGTGCGCGGGTTGCTGTATCTGGAAAACGCAGCCACCCGGGGGGCCTTCCGCCGGGACCGCCTCCAACTGCTCAACATCCTGGCCGGCCAGGCGGCCATATCCATGGAAAATGCCAGGGTCTACAACGAACTCAACGAGATGAACGCCAACCTGGAATCCCTGGTCCGGGCCCGCACCGCCGAGCTGCACGAGAAGAACAAGGAGCTCAACAGGAAAAACCTGGACCTCCAGCGCCTTTCCACCACGGATCAGCTCACCGGCGTCTACAATCGGCGCTCCATCGAGGACCGGCTCGAAAACGAAATCCAACGCAGCCGCAGCAACGAAAGCTCGCTGGCCATCATTCTTTTGGACGTGGACTCTTTCAAGGACGTCAACGACACCTTCGGCCACAACGTGGGCGACACGGTGCTTGTCGAAATCGCCAGGATCATCGGCAGCAATGTCCGCAGTACGGATTTCTTCGGCCGCTGGGGCGGCGAGGAGTTCCTGGTGGTGGTCTCGGAGTTCGTAAGCAACGTGCTGCCGTTTGCCGAACGCCTGCGCAAGGTGCTGGCGGAAAAGTTGCACCCGGTGGCCGGCAAGGTCACCTCCAGCCTTGGCGTGGCCCTGTATCTCCCCGGCGAGACGGCCTCCCAGCTCGTCAGCCGGGCGGACGAAGCCCTGTACCGGGCCAAGGAAAACGGCCGCAACCGGGTGGAACTGGCGGTGTAGCGGGAATGGAAGAGAGGGGAGGGGAGGAACCGGGGGGAAACCTTTCTTGCAGAAAGGTTCTCCCCCCGGACCCCCTTTCCAAAGACTCTCAATAGGACGGAATGTATCGGTAATACATCAGTAATTATTAAAAAATTTAGGAAGGGGAGAGCGCGAGAGGGGAGAACCCTTTGCAAAAGGGTTTCCCCTCTCGCATCCCCCTCTCTCCCAAAAAAAGGAGGGCCATATGGCCAAGCGTATCCTGTTCGTGCTCTCCGGCCATGCCGCCATGGGCGGCGGCAAGCCCGCCGGCTGCTATTTTCCGGAGCTGGTGCATCCCTATTATGTCATGGTCGAACGGGGCATCGAGCTGGATTTCACCACCCCGGGGCCGGACGGCCCGGTGCTGGCCCAGACCGACTTCAACGACCCGGCCCAGATACGGCTTCTCATGGACCGGCAGGCCATGGACCGCATGCTGGCCGCGCCCCGGCCGGACACGGTGGACGCCGCCAAATACGACGCCATCTTCTATACCGGCGGCCATGGCGGGCTCTACGACTTTCCCGACGATCCGTCCCTAATCGCCATTGCCGAAAACATCTGGTCCCGGCGCGGCGTCGTCTCGGGCATGTGCCACGGCCCGGCCGGGCTGCTCAATCTCAAGGACCCTTCGGGCGACTCCCTGATCAAGGGCCGCAAGGTGACGGGTTTTTCCCGGGCCGAGGAGGTGACCTTCGGCGTGCTCATGGACATCCCCTACGTCCTCGAGGACGCCCTCGTCTCCCGGGGGGCGCGCTATTGCTGTTACGGCGTCAACCAGGGGTTCGTGGTCCGCGACGGCCGGCTCATCACCGGCCAGAACTGGTATTCCTCCCAGCTCGTGGCCGAGGCCGTGGCCGACGCGCTTGAGGCCTGACGCCGCCTCAGCGTGTCCCGGGTTCCTTGGGCGTGTCCTGGTCCGCCCCTTGCGCGACCTTGGGCTTGTCCACGCCGAGCACCCGTTCCGCGACGCCCTGCACCAGCACGTAAAAGACCGGCACGACCAGCACGGCCAGGATGGTGGAGGCGAGCATGCCGCCGAAAACCGCCGTGCCCACGGCCCGCTGGCTGGCCGCGCCGGCTCCCGAGGCGGTCAGAAGCGGCACCACGCCGAGGATGAAGGCGAACGAGGTCATGATGATGGGTCGAAAGCGCAGCCGCGCCGCTTCCACCGCCGCCTGGGCGATGTCCATGCCCCGGGCGCGCCGTTCACGGGCGAATTCCACGATCAGGATGGCGTTTTTACTGGCCAGGGCGATTAAGAGCACCACGCCGATCTGCGTGTAGACGTTGTTGTCCATGTGCCGGAGCATCAGCGCCACCATGGTGCCGAGCAGGGCCAGCGGCACGACCAGGATGACGGCCGTGGGCGTGCACCAGCTTTCGTACTGGGCCGAAAGGACCAGGTAGACCAGCACCACGGCCAGGGCGAAGATCAGGTAGGCCTGGTTGCCGACCTTTTTTTCCTGGTACGACATGTTGGTCCACTCGGTGGCCATGGACGTGGGCAGGTTGGCCTTGGCCATCTGCTCCATGAGGGTGAGCGCCTGGCCGGAGCTGAAGCCTGCGGCGGCGGACCCGTAGACCGAGGCCGCGGTGTAGAGGTTGTAGCGGGTCAGCACCGTGGGCCCCAGGATGTCCTTGATGGTGGTGACCGCCGACAGGGGCATCATCTCGCCCCTGTTGTTGCGGACCTCGAGCTGCATCACGTCCTCGGCCTTGAGCCGGAAACGCGGCTCGGCCTGGGCCCGGACCTGGTAGACGCGGCCGAACTTGTTGAAGTCGTTGATGTA
Proteins encoded in this window:
- a CDS encoding type 1 glutamine amidotransferase domain-containing protein, with translation MAKRILFVLSGHAAMGGGKPAGCYFPELVHPYYVMVERGIELDFTTPGPDGPVLAQTDFNDPAQIRLLMDRQAMDRMLAAPRPDTVDAAKYDAIFYTGGHGGLYDFPDDPSLIAIAENIWSRRGVVSGMCHGPAGLLNLKDPSGDSLIKGRKVTGFSRAEEVTFGVLMDIPYVLEDALVSRGARYCCYGVNQGFVVRDGRLITGQNWYSSQLVAEAVADALEA